In one window of Poriferisphaera corsica DNA:
- a CDS encoding acetyltransferase: MTDQIKEKGQGALLIYGAGGHGHVIAEAAKLAGFQVLGFVDDEAKLGDEMSLPLFQLNDERVVGAAIIVAVGDNLARRRITSDLVASGRHLANVVHPSAMVSESVGMGQGVFVGAGSIINSCAFLRDGVVINSGAVVEHHCQVNEYAHVGPGCVMGGGVSVGTCAMVGLGSRVLPRVKIGAYATIGAGAVVTTDVRESARVVGMPAKELSQVSAS; this comes from the coding sequence ATGACAGATCAGATTAAAGAAAAGGGTCAGGGGGCGCTGCTGATTTATGGTGCTGGTGGACATGGCCATGTGATCGCAGAGGCGGCAAAGTTGGCGGGGTTTCAGGTTTTGGGTTTTGTGGATGATGAAGCAAAGCTGGGTGATGAGATGAGTTTGCCGCTATTTCAGCTGAATGATGAGCGGGTTGTGGGAGCAGCGATTATTGTGGCGGTGGGAGACAATCTGGCGAGAAGACGGATCACGAGTGATTTGGTTGCTTCGGGGCGGCATCTTGCCAATGTGGTCCATCCAAGTGCGATGGTGAGCGAGAGCGTTGGTATGGGGCAGGGCGTATTTGTAGGAGCGGGCTCGATCATCAATAGCTGTGCATTTTTAAGAGATGGCGTGGTGATCAATAGCGGAGCTGTGGTAGAGCATCATTGCCAAGTGAATGAATACGCGCATGTAGGGCCGGGATGTGTGATGGGCGGTGGCGTGAGTGTAGGAACATGCGCAATGGTAGGGCTTGGCAGCAGGGTATTACCACGAGTCAAGATTGGGGCGTATGCGACAATTGGTGCGGGGGCAGTGGTCACAACGGATGTACGAGAGAGCGCTCGTGTTGTGGGGATGCCAGCAAAAGAATTGTCTCAAGTGAGTGCGAGCTGA
- a CDS encoding class I SAM-dependent methyltransferase — translation MDDYKLLIDLHIDGTRQGPGGEAETNLAMTLAGLDRSKSLRILDIGCGTGASTIQLAKELDAEVVAVDFLEDFLEALKKRANGHGVADRIETLNCSMDALQFEDEAFDVIWSEGAIYNMGFENGIAEWKRLIKPGGIMVVSEITWLSETRPNQLQAYWEGAYAEIDTASAKINALERHGYCPKGYFYLQPHCWLENYYMPMRDRFPSFIERYDQNDESLAIVEAEKEEIALYEKYHSYYSYGVYVAQKI, via the coding sequence ATGGATGACTATAAACTGTTGATTGATCTTCATATTGATGGCACAAGACAGGGGCCGGGCGGTGAAGCGGAAACAAATCTGGCGATGACATTGGCTGGTCTTGATCGATCAAAGTCACTAAGGATTTTGGATATTGGGTGCGGCACAGGCGCGTCTACGATTCAGTTGGCGAAAGAGTTAGATGCGGAAGTTGTTGCGGTGGATTTCCTGGAGGATTTTCTCGAGGCACTTAAGAAACGGGCGAATGGGCATGGTGTTGCGGATCGGATTGAAACGTTGAATTGTTCGATGGATGCGTTGCAATTTGAGGATGAAGCGTTTGATGTGATCTGGTCAGAGGGGGCGATTTACAACATGGGGTTTGAGAATGGGATTGCAGAATGGAAGCGGTTAATAAAACCAGGCGGGATTATGGTTGTTTCTGAGATTACCTGGTTAAGTGAAACCCGGCCAAATCAATTACAGGCGTATTGGGAAGGCGCATACGCTGAGATTGATACGGCTTCAGCCAAGATAAATGCATTGGAACGTCATGGGTACTGCCCGAAAGGTTACTTCTACTTGCAGCCACATTGTTGGTTGGAAAATTATTACATGCCGATGCGTGATCGTTTTCCAAGTTTTATCGAGCGGTACGATCAAAATGATGAATCGCTAGCGATTGTTGAGGCGGAGAAAGAAGAGATAGCGTTGTATGAGAAATATCACTCGTACTATAGCTACGGGGTCTATGTCGCACAGAAGATTTGA
- a CDS encoding sigma-54-dependent transcriptional regulator, producing MNTKDENPTAQILVVDDEVGHAEVMAEGLRRLGHVCTIVHDLPSAKDELSHGQFDLIVTDLSMDGEKDGLDVLAEARKTQNNAETIMVTAHGDVPTAKAAIKGGAFDFIEKPIDLDVLRTLCSNAINTVFLRDENTSLRQRIDEHYGFEGIIGHSPAIRNLIQTMRQVAPSNIPVLITGESGTGKELVAQALHNNSKRAKKQFVPLNCAGLSESILEDELFGHVRGAFTGADREREGRFEYANNGTLFLDEVGDMPLPMQAKLLRVLESGEVVRLGSNKVLHVDVRLISATNRDLTNKVKEGTFREDLYFRIKGVELHLPSLRERREDIPLLVSHYANQFAQQLEKPAPEIAEDLNMMLMQFDWPGNVRQLINVVQNMVIINTENRLDPQHLPQEIKQALGSDSSSDTTSSIINDSAGLRLDQIEKQAIRNALRINAGNREQAAKMLGIGERTLYRKLKEYGLK from the coding sequence ATGAACACAAAAGATGAAAATCCCACCGCTCAGATACTTGTAGTCGATGATGAAGTCGGACATGCGGAAGTCATGGCTGAAGGCCTACGCCGTCTTGGTCACGTCTGCACCATTGTCCATGACCTTCCTTCAGCCAAAGATGAACTCAGTCACGGCCAGTTCGATCTCATCGTCACCGATCTCTCAATGGATGGTGAAAAAGATGGCCTTGACGTTCTAGCAGAAGCGCGCAAAACCCAAAACAACGCTGAAACCATCATGGTCACAGCTCACGGTGATGTGCCTACCGCGAAAGCTGCGATCAAAGGCGGCGCCTTTGACTTTATCGAGAAACCCATCGATTTAGATGTTCTTCGCACTTTGTGTTCAAATGCCATTAATACAGTTTTCCTTCGTGACGAGAATACCTCACTTCGTCAACGCATTGACGAACACTACGGCTTCGAAGGCATCATCGGCCACTCCCCTGCCATCCGTAACCTGATCCAAACCATGCGTCAGGTCGCGCCGTCCAACATCCCTGTTCTCATTACCGGCGAATCAGGCACAGGTAAGGAACTCGTAGCTCAAGCGCTTCACAACAACTCCAAACGCGCAAAAAAACAATTCGTTCCTCTCAACTGTGCAGGCCTCTCCGAATCCATCCTCGAAGACGAACTCTTCGGCCACGTTCGCGGTGCATTTACCGGTGCCGATCGTGAACGCGAAGGCCGTTTCGAGTACGCCAACAACGGCACACTTTTCCTCGATGAAGTCGGCGACATGCCACTTCCAATGCAAGCCAAACTTCTTCGTGTGCTTGAGTCCGGCGAAGTCGTCCGTCTCGGTTCAAACAAAGTCCTGCATGTCGATGTCCGTCTCATATCTGCAACCAACCGCGATCTCACGAATAAGGTTAAAGAGGGTACATTCCGAGAAGATCTTTACTTCCGCATCAAAGGCGTTGAACTTCACCTCCCCTCACTGCGTGAACGCCGTGAAGACATTCCGCTTCTTGTGAGTCACTATGCGAATCAGTTCGCACAGCAACTCGAAAAACCAGCACCCGAGATCGCAGAAGATCTCAATATGATGCTTATGCAATTCGATTGGCCCGGCAACGTTCGTCAACTCATCAATGTGGTCCAGAATATGGTCATCATAAACACCGAAAACCGTCTTGATCCTCAGCACCTTCCACAAGAAATCAAGCAAGCACTCGGCTCGGATTCATCCTCAGATACCACATCATCCATCATTAACGATTCAGCCGGCCTTCGACTCGATCAGATCGAAAAACAAGCGATCCGCAATGCACTGCGCATTAACGCAGGCAACCGCGAACAAGCCGCAAAAATGCTCGGCATCGGTGAACGCACCCTCTACCGTAAACTCAAAGAATACGGTTTGAAATAA
- a CDS encoding NAD(P)H-hydrate epimerase, giving the protein MTYLTRAQVRSVDQLAISQLGIPSIVLMENAGRNAANIIRKLILPEHDITPSDAQIAIICGSGNNAGDGYTIARHLHNNQLNLTLYAVKPIKKLTGDALTNAKICQKMDIPIIPIQSKPQIEAARPTFAHAHIVIDAILGTGFTGSVRSPIDTLINTINSLQHPTIIAIDTPSGLEIDAGAPSNATITAHHTITFVAPKIGFKQPSATPFLGHLHVAPIGVPPQLVAYILQSTTIPPNAAS; this is encoded by the coding sequence ATGACCTATCTCACACGCGCCCAAGTACGTTCTGTTGATCAGCTCGCCATCTCCCAACTAGGCATCCCTTCCATCGTCCTGATGGAAAATGCCGGCCGCAATGCCGCCAATATCATCCGCAAACTCATACTCCCTGAGCATGACATTACCCCATCTGATGCCCAGATTGCCATCATTTGCGGCTCTGGCAACAACGCTGGAGACGGTTACACCATCGCTCGCCATCTCCACAACAACCAACTCAATTTAACCCTCTACGCAGTAAAACCGATCAAAAAGCTCACCGGCGACGCCCTGACCAATGCCAAAATATGCCAAAAAATGGACATTCCCATCATCCCTATTCAATCCAAACCCCAGATTGAAGCCGCTCGGCCAACCTTCGCCCATGCTCATATTGTCATCGATGCCATCCTCGGCACCGGTTTCACTGGCTCCGTCCGATCTCCAATCGACACGCTCATTAACACCATCAACTCTCTACAGCACCCCACCATTATCGCCATCGATACCCCTTCAGGCCTTGAAATCGATGCCGGGGCCCCCTCAAACGCCACCATTACCGCTCATCACACCATCACCTTCGTGGCACCAAAAATCGGCTTTAAACAACCCTCCGCCACCCCTTTTCTTGGTCATCTACACGTCGCGCCCATCGGCGTGCCACCGCAACTCGTTGCGTATATTCTGCAATCCACCACCATCCCCCCAAACGCCGCCTCTTAA
- a CDS encoding DegT/DnrJ/EryC1/StrS family aminotransferase, whose protein sequence is MSEIPLSQPDITDKEINAVVDTLRSGRLSIGPRRDLFEQMVAERCKRHEGIAVSSGTGGLHMLMVALGIGPGDEVITTPFSFIASANCILMVGAKPVFVDIDPSSLNIDPSKIEQAITPKTKAIIAVPVFGNTRHMDRIEQIAQVHEITLIEDACEALGGMCANRPAGSFGRASVFGFYPNKQITTGEGGMIVTNDSHLANVCRSLRNQGRAEGAPAPAAMSSVPGDNCGSWLAHDRLGYNYRLSEIACALGCAQMERLDEILEKRRVVASRYMQKLMDWDDLILPNVAPGTEETTSWFVFVIRLSNQYNGTERDRVISGMRRHEVGVSNYFPCIHLQPFYRQSFGYKQGDFPISESISQRTIALPFHSNLDETQIELVCHTLKVMLQREQLLKR, encoded by the coding sequence ATGAGCGAAATCCCCTTAAGTCAACCTGATATTACCGACAAGGAAATTAACGCGGTTGTTGACACATTACGATCAGGTCGTCTCTCCATCGGGCCACGTCGTGATCTGTTTGAACAAATGGTTGCTGAGCGATGCAAGCGTCATGAAGGGATTGCCGTCTCATCAGGTACCGGCGGTTTGCATATGCTCATGGTTGCCCTTGGCATCGGGCCTGGCGATGAAGTGATCACGACGCCATTTTCATTTATCGCTTCCGCAAATTGCATATTGATGGTCGGTGCGAAGCCCGTTTTTGTCGATATTGATCCATCCTCACTTAATATTGATCCTTCGAAGATTGAGCAGGCAATCACACCAAAAACAAAAGCGATTATCGCTGTGCCAGTTTTTGGTAACACACGGCATATGGATCGCATCGAGCAAATCGCTCAAGTTCATGAGATCACACTCATTGAAGATGCTTGTGAAGCCTTGGGTGGTATGTGCGCGAATCGACCCGCTGGCAGTTTTGGCCGCGCCTCCGTATTCGGCTTCTATCCCAATAAACAGATCACCACCGGCGAAGGTGGAATGATCGTGACCAATGATTCGCATCTCGCCAATGTATGCCGGTCACTTAGAAATCAAGGACGTGCAGAAGGCGCACCTGCTCCAGCAGCGATGTCATCTGTACCCGGCGATAATTGCGGTTCATGGCTTGCTCACGATCGTCTTGGATACAACTACAGGTTGTCGGAAATCGCATGTGCCTTAGGTTGTGCTCAGATGGAGAGGTTGGATGAAATTCTCGAAAAACGCCGTGTTGTTGCTTCACGTTATATGCAAAAATTGATGGATTGGGACGATCTGATTTTGCCGAATGTAGCGCCAGGTACAGAAGAAACCACGTCATGGTTTGTATTCGTGATCAGATTGTCTAACCAGTACAACGGTACAGAACGTGATCGCGTCATCTCAGGCATGCGCCGCCATGAAGTGGGTGTATCAAACTATTTCCCATGCATCCATCTTCAGCCATTCTACCGCCAAAGTTTTGGCTACAAACAAGGTGATTTCCCAATTTCAGAATCGATTAGCCAGCGAACGATCGCTTTGCCATTCCATAGTAATCTTGACGAAACGCAAATTGAACTTGTCTGCCACACTTTGAAAGTCATGTTGCAGAGAGAGCAACTACTCAAACGATAA
- the ispF gene encoding 2-C-methyl-D-erythritol 2,4-cyclodiphosphate synthase, with protein MKIRIGHGFDLHRLEPGHKLIVGGEHLEHDRGCDAHSDGDVVYHAVTDAILGALAQQDIGQLFPDNDPKWKGADSYIFVEEAVKRMQQAGYAIGNMDITIILQRPKLSPHKDEIRNNLAKLLQCNLDQVNIKGKTHEKVDSLGENRSIACHVVTTLIAS; from the coding sequence ATGAAAATCAGAATCGGACACGGCTTCGACCTGCATCGCCTCGAACCCGGCCACAAACTTATCGTTGGCGGCGAGCACCTCGAACACGACCGTGGTTGCGACGCACATTCCGACGGCGACGTTGTCTATCACGCCGTCACAGATGCCATCCTTGGTGCTCTTGCTCAGCAAGACATCGGCCAGCTTTTCCCTGATAACGATCCAAAGTGGAAAGGTGCTGATTCATATATCTTTGTCGAGGAAGCCGTGAAACGCATGCAGCAAGCTGGCTATGCAATCGGCAATATGGATATCACCATCATCCTGCAACGCCCAAAGCTTTCGCCCCATAAAGATGAAATTCGAAATAACCTTGCAAAGCTTCTTCAATGCAATCTTGATCAGGTTAACATCAAAGGCAAAACTCATGAAAAGGTCGATTCTCTCGGTGAAAACCGGTCAATCGCTTGCCATGTTGTGACGACATTGATTGCATCCTAA
- a CDS encoding menaquinone biosynthetic enzyme MqnA/MqnD family protein translates to MTEPNLQTVGATKEEMSAQICRVGCVSYLNSKPLIEGLEDITGVGVSYRVPADLIEELEEDKVDIALCPVIDYFRSQEDLVMVPSSGIGCAGQTLTVRLFSRVPIPEITEVYADTESHTSVALLKVILQKTFHIKPKLVSYIAKDRKADGKDAIDPEAMLLIGDKVVNDAPCGCAYKHQLDLGQAWWEMTGKPFVFALWMTKKNKSLGQLPLILSEIQIKNSGRIKELAEKYAEPHGWPMDWAERYLGEILKYPIGQKELEGIKMFAEYAHELGLITELKKMTIYAGERF, encoded by the coding sequence ATGACTGAGCCTAATTTGCAGACAGTCGGGGCGACGAAAGAGGAAATGAGTGCACAGATATGTCGCGTGGGTTGCGTGAGTTATCTCAATTCTAAGCCGCTGATCGAAGGGCTAGAGGATATTACGGGGGTAGGAGTTTCATATCGTGTTCCTGCTGACCTGATTGAGGAATTAGAAGAAGATAAGGTGGATATTGCTCTATGCCCGGTGATTGACTATTTCCGCTCGCAGGAGGATCTGGTCATGGTGCCTAGTAGTGGGATTGGATGTGCTGGGCAAACACTGACAGTAAGGCTGTTTAGTCGTGTCCCCATTCCAGAGATTACGGAAGTGTATGCGGACACGGAAAGCCACACGAGTGTTGCGCTGCTTAAAGTAATTCTACAAAAAACGTTTCATATCAAACCCAAGCTAGTTAGTTATATTGCGAAAGACCGGAAGGCAGATGGGAAAGATGCTATTGATCCTGAGGCCATGCTGCTGATTGGAGACAAGGTGGTCAATGATGCGCCATGCGGATGCGCTTATAAACACCAACTAGATCTTGGGCAGGCATGGTGGGAGATGACGGGCAAGCCATTTGTCTTTGCTTTGTGGATGACTAAGAAGAATAAATCGCTTGGCCAATTGCCCTTGATCTTGTCTGAGATCCAGATCAAAAATAGCGGACGTATCAAGGAACTTGCTGAAAAATATGCTGAACCACATGGTTGGCCTATGGATTGGGCTGAAAGATACTTAGGAGAAATCTTGAAATATCCAATTGGCCAAAAAGAACTAGAGGGGATAAAAATGTTTGCGGAGTATGCACACGAATTAGGTTTAATTACTGAGCTTAAGAAAATGACGATCTATGCGGGCGAACGCTTTTAG
- a CDS encoding family 20 glycosylhydrolase — MNLERRVVWSHVILPILAMACFFNVMSQAVAAEGEGWAIDFNQKSGLSVSYDGVPVIWKSSLYVVKPGWLGTLYGEGAHKTTIERLDSNGKQVVKAVGKSDAFTAEYTMTVVDARTVEITFSGKLTTNQACQAEFNMGYFNANLIGGKKYRGKKKDGSSFKGKVDVYPTKSGMWESDLVNGAKKYVFDSTLGELTIDFDAPQRVLFFDARNYTSGWSKVMPLFWGGYNVEPAGMKDAKNLKWSMRLTLDAHKQTTERKSYSGKLDGVQSEAVKGYAKTGELIVPKPKKMKQGHGTVILGDQVFCAIQRPEGDERLDRAVARTIAMFDGIELSETQWVKSADDSVVIRLSGKKLGKTAIAGQTSSRWYQNEEGYMLQATSDEVKIVSSTMRGAFFGLQSLKQLLRIDEQGLELPAIEVTDWPDMKFRGALFFPAKSGYEMDRKLIERVFAPLKMNVVVIEIDKIKWDTNPAMAYPDSMEKAQVRELVALARENFLEPMPLVNVPGHCGWLFNNDQNKDICEDWDAKYAVCTKNPKTFEVVFSIFDEAIEMFQPKIMHIGHDEVDAAGIFPNPACPQYSSDDKVAELFMDFMNKSASYLKERGIRSMVWSDMMLFKGESPDATNAESQEEADYCRENLPENVIIGDWHYAAAKKYQSQWIFKETGADTVGCVWATPANIYQMAMDVKAAGNLGQLQTMWCGFFPNEATIKAAFNQFAGHVLTAEYAWGNRKEKPSELPYTQGDVFNQLYAPKAVEVKGGKLIDMSQVGNVSRATWPMAGTGYNLSVLPDDVVNMKGYSFDMRGKKLLMIGNSSATSAKAYEDVTFDLGGVAAKEIALLNAGASNVMPGTEIAKMTVVFEDGNEVVYPLMSDVNTSGLIAGKTSTTLNAGWMGKGGEGGRMVLFISSWVNEMPSKKVKSIKFAPSSKQVGWILAGMTIVE, encoded by the coding sequence ATGAATTTAGAGAGACGAGTCGTCTGGTCGCATGTCATATTGCCGATATTGGCAATGGCGTGCTTTTTTAATGTCATGAGCCAAGCGGTTGCGGCTGAGGGAGAAGGTTGGGCGATCGATTTCAATCAGAAATCGGGGTTGTCGGTTTCGTATGACGGGGTGCCGGTGATTTGGAAGTCATCGTTGTATGTCGTTAAGCCGGGCTGGTTGGGAACGCTTTACGGCGAAGGTGCCCATAAAACAACTATCGAGCGATTAGACTCGAACGGTAAACAGGTTGTGAAAGCTGTTGGGAAATCTGATGCGTTCACCGCGGAGTACACCATGACTGTGGTGGATGCGAGAACCGTTGAGATTACATTTTCTGGCAAGTTGACAACAAATCAGGCTTGCCAAGCTGAGTTTAACATGGGGTATTTCAATGCGAACCTGATCGGTGGCAAGAAGTATCGGGGCAAGAAAAAAGATGGGTCTTCATTCAAAGGCAAAGTCGATGTATATCCTACGAAAAGCGGGATGTGGGAATCTGACTTGGTTAATGGTGCCAAAAAATATGTATTCGACAGTACACTTGGCGAATTAACCATTGATTTTGATGCGCCGCAACGCGTGCTATTTTTTGACGCAAGAAACTATACATCAGGCTGGTCGAAAGTAATGCCTTTGTTCTGGGGTGGCTACAACGTTGAGCCGGCAGGAATGAAGGATGCGAAGAATCTGAAATGGTCGATGCGTCTAACGCTTGATGCTCACAAACAAACTACTGAACGCAAATCGTACAGTGGAAAGTTAGACGGCGTTCAATCGGAAGCGGTGAAAGGGTATGCGAAAACTGGTGAGTTGATCGTGCCTAAGCCTAAGAAAATGAAACAAGGTCATGGGACGGTCATTTTGGGTGATCAAGTATTCTGCGCCATACAGCGTCCTGAAGGTGATGAGCGTTTGGATCGTGCGGTTGCTCGCACCATTGCGATGTTTGATGGAATTGAGCTATCAGAAACACAGTGGGTTAAGAGTGCTGATGACAGTGTCGTGATTCGCTTGTCTGGCAAAAAACTAGGAAAAACAGCGATTGCAGGCCAAACGAGTAGCCGTTGGTATCAAAACGAAGAAGGCTACATGCTTCAAGCGACAAGCGATGAAGTGAAGATCGTATCTTCGACGATGCGTGGCGCGTTCTTTGGCTTGCAGAGTTTGAAGCAGTTACTTCGTATTGATGAACAAGGCTTGGAGTTGCCTGCAATTGAAGTAACTGACTGGCCAGACATGAAGTTTAGAGGAGCGCTTTTCTTCCCGGCAAAATCTGGTTATGAGATGGATCGCAAATTAATTGAGCGCGTATTTGCACCGCTAAAAATGAATGTGGTTGTGATCGAAATCGACAAAATAAAGTGGGATACAAATCCTGCGATGGCGTATCCGGACTCAATGGAAAAAGCTCAGGTACGCGAATTGGTTGCGTTAGCAAGAGAGAATTTTCTTGAGCCGATGCCGTTGGTCAATGTGCCGGGGCATTGTGGATGGCTGTTCAATAATGATCAGAACAAAGATATTTGTGAAGACTGGGATGCAAAGTATGCGGTCTGTACAAAGAATCCGAAAACATTTGAAGTTGTCTTCTCGATTTTCGATGAAGCGATTGAAATGTTCCAACCTAAGATCATGCACATCGGGCATGATGAGGTTGATGCTGCGGGCATATTCCCGAATCCTGCATGTCCGCAATATTCAAGTGATGACAAGGTTGCTGAACTATTCATGGATTTCATGAATAAGAGTGCTTCATATCTTAAAGAGCGTGGTATTCGTTCGATGGTGTGGAGTGACATGATGCTGTTTAAAGGTGAAAGTCCGGATGCTACGAATGCAGAATCGCAAGAGGAAGCAGATTATTGCCGGGAGAATTTGCCTGAGAATGTGATCATTGGCGATTGGCATTATGCGGCGGCTAAAAAGTATCAGAGTCAGTGGATCTTCAAAGAAACTGGTGCTGATACTGTTGGTTGCGTGTGGGCGACACCCGCAAATATTTATCAGATGGCGATGGATGTGAAAGCTGCTGGCAATCTGGGGCAATTGCAGACCATGTGGTGCGGCTTCTTCCCGAATGAAGCGACAATCAAAGCTGCATTCAATCAATTTGCGGGTCATGTGCTAACCGCTGAGTATGCGTGGGGCAATCGTAAGGAGAAGCCTTCTGAGTTGCCTTACACGCAAGGCGATGTGTTTAATCAGTTGTATGCACCGAAAGCTGTTGAGGTCAAAGGTGGTAAACTGATTGACATGAGTCAAGTTGGTAATGTCTCGCGTGCGACCTGGCCGATGGCGGGTACGGGTTATAATCTGAGTGTGTTGCCGGACGATGTGGTAAACATGAAAGGCTACTCGTTTGATATGCGCGGCAAGAAATTACTGATGATCGGTAATAGTTCAGCAACCTCTGCTAAAGCTTATGAAGACGTAACGTTTGATCTTGGTGGTGTCGCAGCGAAGGAAATTGCACTCTTGAATGCTGGCGCATCGAATGTGATGCCTGGCACAGAGATCGCGAAGATGACAGTTGTGTTCGAGGATGGCAATGAAGTGGTTTATCCATTGATGTCGGATGTAAACACAAGTGGTTTGATCGCTGGTAAGACATCAACGACGCTGAATGCGGGGTGGATGGGTAAAGGAGGTGAGGGCGGCCGTATGGTGCTGTTTATCTCAAGCTGGGTGAATGAAATGCCGAGCAAAAAAGTGAAGTCCATAAAGTTTGCTCCAAGCTCGAAACAGGTGGGTTGGATATTGGCGGGGATGACGATTGTCGAGTAA